The following proteins are co-located in the Noviherbaspirillum sp. UKPF54 genome:
- the mdcC gene encoding malonate decarboxylase acyl carrier protein has product MESLKFRFKNGRHDGGSRPQLVGVVSSGNLEVLIEPVPLNGACEIEVKTAAHGFGAIWEAVMTDFHARWPLANTRISINDMGATPAVVSLRLDQAVETMLGAA; this is encoded by the coding sequence ATGGAAAGCTTGAAATTCCGCTTCAAGAACGGCCGGCACGACGGCGGCTCGCGGCCGCAGCTGGTCGGCGTGGTCAGCTCGGGCAATCTCGAAGTGCTGATCGAACCGGTGCCGCTGAACGGCGCGTGCGAGATCGAAGTGAAAACCGCGGCGCACGGCTTTGGCGCGATATGGGAGGCGGTGATGACCGATTTTCACGCGCGCTGGCCGCTCGCCAATACGCGTATTTCGATCAACGACATGGGGGCGACGCCTGCCGTCGTCAGCCTGCGCCTGGACCAGGCGGTGGAAACGATGCTGGGAGCCGCATGA
- a CDS encoding biotin-independent malonate decarboxylase subunit beta, with the protein MMKSYMEASARERIQQLLDAGSFVELLPPAARMMSPHLEQLDAPVSFDDGVVIGHGTLDGKRVFAASQEGGFMGGAVGEVHGAKLVGLLKRAMLERADAVLLLLETGGVRLHEANAGLIAVSEVMRAVLDVRASGIPVVVLVGGSNGCFGGMGIVARCANAIVMSEEGRLAMSGPEVIETANGVEEFDSRDRALVWRTTGGKHRYLIGDCQYLVADDIGAFRTTAAVAIDACARDGVELTLSALEAEQNLLELRLQAFGTKSDPLEIWEQMGVPQPRQVPMLEADPFRRMADQYRMGA; encoded by the coding sequence ATGATGAAAAGTTACATGGAAGCGAGCGCGCGCGAACGCATTCAGCAGCTGCTCGACGCCGGTTCGTTCGTCGAATTGCTGCCGCCGGCGGCGCGCATGATGAGCCCGCACCTGGAGCAGCTCGACGCGCCGGTGTCGTTCGACGACGGCGTGGTGATCGGGCATGGCACTTTGGACGGGAAGAGAGTGTTTGCGGCTTCCCAGGAGGGTGGTTTCATGGGCGGCGCGGTGGGCGAAGTGCACGGTGCCAAGCTCGTCGGCCTGCTTAAGCGCGCGATGCTCGAGCGCGCGGACGCGGTGCTGCTGCTGCTGGAAACCGGCGGCGTGCGCCTGCATGAAGCCAATGCCGGCCTGATCGCGGTATCGGAGGTCATGCGCGCGGTGCTCGACGTGCGCGCTTCGGGCATTCCCGTGGTGGTGCTGGTGGGCGGATCGAACGGCTGCTTCGGTGGCATGGGCATCGTCGCGCGCTGCGCCAATGCGATCGTGATGTCGGAAGAAGGCAGGCTCGCGATGTCGGGACCGGAAGTGATCGAAACGGCCAATGGCGTCGAGGAATTCGATTCGCGCGATCGCGCACTGGTGTGGCGCACGACCGGCGGCAAGCACCGTTATCTGATTGGCGACTGCCAATACCTCGTCGCCGACGACATCGGCGCCTTTCGCACGACCGCGGCCGTGGCGATCGACGCCTGCGCCCGAGACGGCGTCGAGCTGACGCTGTCTGCGCTGGAAGCGGAGCAGAACTTGCTGGAACTGCGCCTGCAGGCCTTCGGCACGAAATCCGATCCTCTGGAGATCTGGGAGCAAATGGGCGTGCCGCAACCGCGACAGGTGCCGATGCTGGAGGCCGATCCCTTTCGCCGCATGGCTGACCAATACAGGATGGGAGCTTGA
- the mdcE gene encoding biotin-independent malonate decarboxylase subunit gamma — protein MDWKTLAAQLFPQGHSIVEQDFFLSGKAEVDGKPVAVIGTTGHTAIGVEIALAQAKAVLATVRHHPGRPIVILVDTQGQRLRHRDEMLGINSYMAHLGKCIELARRSGHRVVALVYDQALSGGFITSGLMADACYALPDATIRVMALPAMARITKVPEEKLVELAKSNPVFAPGAENYFVMGGIEAIWKDDLARNLAQAMAQAATTDRRSAHGMARGGRRSAQRVMDAVIADGQPRAA, from the coding sequence ATGGATTGGAAAACACTCGCAGCGCAGCTTTTTCCGCAAGGGCACAGCATCGTCGAACAGGACTTCTTTTTGTCGGGAAAGGCCGAGGTCGACGGCAAGCCGGTGGCAGTCATCGGCACCACAGGGCATACCGCGATCGGCGTGGAGATTGCGCTGGCCCAGGCGAAGGCAGTACTGGCCACGGTCCGCCACCACCCGGGGCGCCCGATCGTGATCCTGGTCGATACCCAGGGGCAGCGCCTGCGGCATCGCGACGAAATGCTCGGCATTAACAGCTACATGGCGCACCTGGGGAAATGCATCGAACTGGCGCGCCGCAGCGGGCACAGGGTCGTGGCCCTGGTCTATGACCAGGCGCTGTCGGGCGGGTTCATCACCAGCGGGCTGATGGCCGACGCCTGTTACGCGCTGCCCGACGCGACTATCCGCGTGATGGCACTGCCGGCGATGGCGCGCATTACCAAGGTACCGGAAGAAAAGCTGGTGGAGCTGGCGAAGTCCAACCCGGTTTTCGCGCCCGGGGCCGAGAACTATTTCGTCATGGGCGGCATCGAGGCGATCTGGAAGGATGACCTCGCGCGCAATCTGGCGCAGGCAATGGCACAGGCCGCCACCACTGATCGGCGCAGCGCGCACGGAATGGCGCGCGGCGGCCGGCGCAGTGCACAGCGGGTGATGGATGCGGTGATCGCCGATGGCCAGCCTCGCGCGGCATAG
- the mdcG gene encoding malonate decarboxylase holo-[acyl-carrier-protein] synthase, translating to MASLARHSLVWLEPEGWKEALDAAGDSCREGLACWGARDWPAIVRRCDDDAAPDQVCLGVALPPDPVSGAKRRIALRARQELVKKSLAPLNLEHAVPDMPGAWQPHLAALCEQAGAAGIGFRVYGSAAMQHLTGESYLTPSSDLDLLFLPTTSAQLAAGLALLSVHTGAVPLDGEIVFPSGHAVAWKEWLGAQRAQTGCRVLAKELHAVRLMKPQDLLDTLEDRSCIH from the coding sequence ATGGCCAGCCTCGCGCGGCATAGCCTGGTCTGGCTTGAGCCGGAAGGCTGGAAGGAGGCGCTCGATGCGGCGGGCGATTCTTGCCGCGAGGGCCTTGCCTGCTGGGGCGCGCGTGACTGGCCGGCCATCGTGCGGCGCTGCGACGACGACGCGGCGCCGGACCAGGTCTGCCTCGGCGTCGCGCTTCCTCCCGATCCCGTATCGGGCGCCAAGCGGCGCATCGCGCTTCGCGCTCGCCAGGAGCTGGTAAAAAAAAGCCTGGCTCCGTTGAACCTGGAGCACGCCGTACCGGACATGCCTGGTGCGTGGCAGCCGCACCTGGCTGCGCTGTGCGAGCAGGCCGGCGCTGCCGGCATCGGCTTCAGGGTCTACGGCTCGGCGGCCATGCAGCACCTGACGGGCGAGTCGTATCTGACGCCATCGTCCGACCTCGATCTGCTTTTCCTGCCGACGACAAGTGCGCAGCTGGCGGCAGGACTCGCGCTGTTGTCGGTCCATACCGGCGCGGTGCCGCTCGACGGCGAAATCGTGTTCCCGTCCGGCCATGCTGTGGCATGGAAGGAATGGCTCGGTGCGCAGCGGGCGCAAACCGGATGCCGCGTGCTGGCAAAGGAGCTGCATGCGGTGCGCTTGATGAAACCGCAGGATTTGCTCGACACCCTGGAAGATCGCTCATGCATCCATTAG
- the mdcB gene encoding triphosphoribosyl-dephospho-CoA synthase MdcB encodes MHPLAPMLAGLAETRPAAPGKTFSIALARQQRRTCLAVGRMAVQSLYDELMLYPKPGLVSAVDNGSHDDMNAGTFMRSMFSLRHYFIAITQAGMNDAPFSELKRLGIKAEQSMLRTTGGINTHRGAIFALGMLCAAVGHCHSRRVTLSARAIRAALLSQWGEALQAHTRAESNGSHGQLVAAMHAASGAREEAAQGFPAVFDIALPALWRTLDGSLCWERARIDALFALMAHISDTNVYYRRGAAGAGLVREHARRFIARGGTCCADWRAHAQDCHRIFTGQRLSPGGAADLLAAACFIHKATGRLPRSR; translated from the coding sequence ATGCATCCATTAGCGCCAATGTTGGCCGGCCTGGCCGAAACGCGTCCGGCCGCGCCCGGCAAGACCTTCAGCATCGCTCTGGCCCGTCAGCAGCGGCGCACCTGCCTGGCAGTGGGGCGCATGGCGGTGCAAAGCCTGTACGACGAACTGATGTTGTATCCGAAGCCGGGGCTGGTATCGGCGGTGGACAACGGCAGCCACGACGACATGAATGCCGGGACTTTCATGCGCAGCATGTTTTCGCTCAGGCATTACTTCATCGCGATCACGCAAGCCGGCATGAATGACGCCCCGTTTTCCGAACTCAAGCGGCTCGGCATCAAGGCGGAACAATCCATGTTGCGCACCACAGGCGGAATCAACACGCATCGCGGCGCGATTTTCGCTCTCGGCATGTTGTGCGCGGCGGTGGGACATTGTCATTCCCGGCGCGTTACCCTTTCCGCGCGGGCGATTCGCGCTGCCTTGCTGAGTCAGTGGGGCGAGGCATTGCAGGCGCATACGCGGGCGGAGTCGAACGGATCGCACGGCCAGCTGGTAGCGGCCATGCATGCCGCGAGCGGCGCACGCGAGGAGGCGGCCCAGGGGTTCCCGGCAGTGTTCGACATCGCGCTGCCGGCGCTATGGCGTACGCTGGACGGGAGCCTGTGCTGGGAGCGTGCCCGGATCGACGCATTGTTTGCGCTCATGGCGCACATCAGCGATACCAATGTCTACTACCGGCGCGGAGCGGCGGGCGCCGGGCTGGTGCGCGAGCACGCGCGGCGCTTCATCGCGCGCGGCGGCACCTGCTGCGCCGACTGGCGGGCCCATGCGCAGGACTGCCATCGCATCTTCACCGGACAACGCCTGTCTCCCGGCGGCGCGGCCGATCTGCTGGCCGCCGCCTGCTTCATTCACAAGGCGACGGGGCGCTTGCCGCGCAGCCGATGA
- a CDS encoding ACP S-malonyltransferase, with the protein MTNRFAILCPGQGAQHAQMFDLVDARRREDLFARWHLEQALGMTPAAALAGGVVFANRVAQPLIVAAQMAVWSVLRDLLPAPVLAAGYSIGELSACAVAGAISEADVIALAASRARLMDVCASGSAAQAMLALPSLDGAQVRKMIAGCDLFIAIETGKDSVIVGGAREAALELQKTVHRAGERACLLPVEVASHTPLMAAAAEAFARELDMRGLRDPRFPVLAGISAQMLYRKQDVLDCLARQIAETIRWMECMDACAEAGVTVALELGPGTALSRMMQARHPDIQCRSIADFRTIEGITKWVERQISHNHS; encoded by the coding sequence ATGACGAACCGTTTTGCCATACTTTGTCCCGGGCAGGGAGCGCAGCATGCGCAGATGTTCGATCTGGTCGACGCGCGGCGGCGGGAGGATCTGTTCGCGCGCTGGCATCTGGAGCAGGCGCTGGGCATGACGCCGGCCGCGGCCCTGGCCGGCGGCGTCGTGTTTGCAAACCGTGTCGCGCAGCCGCTCATCGTTGCTGCGCAAATGGCGGTGTGGAGCGTGCTGCGGGACCTGCTGCCGGCGCCGGTGCTGGCTGCAGGGTACAGCATCGGTGAATTGTCCGCGTGCGCTGTCGCGGGCGCGATCTCGGAGGCCGATGTCATTGCGCTGGCCGCTTCGCGCGCTCGCCTGATGGATGTCTGCGCCTCCGGATCGGCCGCTCAGGCCATGCTTGCGTTGCCCAGCCTCGATGGCGCGCAGGTCAGGAAGATGATCGCCGGCTGCGACCTGTTCATCGCGATCGAAACCGGCAAAGACAGCGTGATCGTCGGCGGCGCACGCGAGGCCGCGCTCGAACTGCAAAAGACGGTGCATCGCGCCGGCGAGCGTGCATGCCTGCTGCCGGTGGAAGTGGCGTCGCACACGCCGTTGATGGCTGCGGCGGCTGAGGCATTTGCGCGCGAGTTGGACATGCGCGGACTGCGCGATCCGCGCTTCCCCGTTCTGGCCGGCATTTCCGCGCAAATGCTTTATCGGAAACAGGACGTGCTGGATTGCCTTGCGCGCCAGATCGCCGAGACCATTCGCTGGATGGAGTGCATGGATGCATGCGCGGAGGCGGGCGTGACGGTTGCTCTGGAACTGGGACCGGGAACGGCTTTGTCGCGTATGATGCAGGCGCGCCATCCCGATATCCAATGCCGCTCGATTGCCGACTTCCGGACGATCGAAGGCATCACGAAATGGGTTGAGCGCCAGATTAGCCACAATCATTCATAG
- a CDS encoding bile acid:sodium symporter family protein encodes MARPTYLPDNFTLALAFAVLVATFLPCSGMYATALNAITYAAIALLFFLHGAKLPREAVLAGVAHWRLHLLVLASTFVMFPLLGVLMKPLALHFITPELYLGILFLCVLPSTVQSSIALTAMARGNVAAAVCSASASNLLGIFITPLLVGLVFAGSGVGHASLDAVLSIVLQLLLPFVAGQLARKRIGKWVDRRKATLRLVDQGSILLVVYTAFSAAVNQGLWHQLPPAALAGLVLVNVVLLGAALALSRFCSRRLGFNRADEIAIIFCGSKKSLATGVPMAKILFAGHAVGMIVLPLMLFHQIQLMVGSVLAQRYARLGGTTA; translated from the coding sequence ATGGCCCGTCCCACCTATTTGCCCGATAACTTCACGCTGGCGCTCGCATTTGCCGTGCTGGTCGCCACTTTCCTGCCCTGCAGCGGCATGTATGCCACGGCGTTGAACGCGATCACTTACGCGGCGATCGCCCTGTTGTTCTTCCTGCACGGCGCCAAACTGCCGCGCGAGGCAGTCCTCGCGGGCGTCGCGCACTGGCGCCTGCACCTGCTGGTGCTGGCGAGCACCTTCGTGATGTTCCCGCTGCTGGGCGTGCTGATGAAGCCGCTGGCGCTGCATTTCATCACGCCGGAGCTATACCTCGGCATTCTGTTCCTGTGCGTGCTGCCGTCGACGGTGCAGTCGTCGATCGCGCTGACGGCCATGGCCAGGGGTAACGTGGCCGCAGCGGTGTGCAGCGCCTCGGCTTCCAACCTGCTCGGCATTTTCATCACGCCGCTGCTGGTCGGACTGGTCTTTGCCGGCAGCGGCGTGGGCCACGCGTCGCTCGACGCGGTGCTGTCGATCGTGCTGCAGCTGCTGCTGCCGTTCGTCGCCGGCCAGCTGGCGCGCAAGCGCATCGGGAAATGGGTCGACCGCCGCAAGGCCACGCTGCGCCTGGTGGATCAGGGCTCGATCCTGCTGGTGGTGTATACGGCATTCAGCGCCGCCGTGAACCAGGGATTGTGGCATCAGCTGCCGCCCGCCGCGCTGGCGGGGCTGGTGCTGGTCAATGTCGTGCTGCTGGGGGCCGCGCTGGCGCTGTCGCGCTTTTGCAGCCGCCGCCTGGGTTTCAACCGGGCCGACGAGATCGCCATCATTTTTTGCGGCTCGAAAAAGAGCCTTGCGACGGGCGTGCCGATGGCCAAGATCCTGTTCGCCGGCCATGCGGTCGGCATGATCGTGCTGCCGCTCATGCTGTTCCATCAGATTCAGCTGATGGTCGGTTCGGTCCTGGCGCAACGGTATGCGCGCCTAGGCGGCACGACGGCATAA
- a CDS encoding NCS2 family permease — MSVMERLFKLREQNTDVRTEVLAGLTTFLTMAYIVFVNPSILGDAGMPKDAVFVATCVAAAIGTLVMGLYANYPIAMAPGMGLNAYFAYGVVKGMGFSWEAALGAVCISGILFVIVSLVRIREMIIRGIPHSVRTSITAGIGLFLAIISLKNAGIITSHPATYITLGDLHKAPAILAIVGFFLIVSLDRLKVKGAILIGIVAVTILSFFFGGNQFGGIVSMPPSIAPTLFKLDISAALSVGILNVVLVFFLVELFDATGTLMGVANRAGLLKEGKMDRLNKALLADSSAIVAGSFLGTSSTTAYIESAAGVQAGGRTGLTAVTVAVLFLACLFIAPLAGAVPAYATAPALLFVSCLMLRELVDISWDDTTESVPAVVTALMMPFTYSIANGVAFGFISYAGLKLFTGRAKEVPIIVWIIAAVFVFRYVYLGAD, encoded by the coding sequence ATGAGTGTGATGGAACGGCTCTTCAAGTTAAGGGAGCAGAACACGGACGTGCGCACCGAGGTGCTGGCCGGCCTGACTACCTTCCTGACGATGGCCTATATCGTCTTTGTCAACCCGTCCATCCTCGGCGACGCCGGCATGCCCAAGGACGCGGTATTCGTCGCCACCTGCGTGGCGGCGGCGATCGGTACGCTGGTGATGGGCCTGTACGCCAACTACCCGATCGCGATGGCGCCCGGCATGGGCTTGAACGCCTACTTCGCCTACGGCGTGGTCAAGGGCATGGGCTTTTCCTGGGAAGCGGCGCTGGGCGCCGTGTGCATTTCCGGCATCCTGTTCGTGATCGTCAGCCTGGTGCGCATCCGCGAAATGATCATCCGTGGCATCCCGCATTCGGTGCGCACGTCGATCACCGCCGGTATCGGCCTGTTCCTTGCGATCATCTCGCTCAAGAACGCCGGCATCATCACCTCGCATCCGGCCACCTACATCACCCTGGGCGACCTGCACAAGGCGCCGGCCATCCTCGCCATCGTCGGCTTTTTCCTGATCGTCTCGCTCGATCGCCTGAAGGTCAAAGGCGCGATCCTGATCGGCATCGTCGCAGTCACCATCCTCAGCTTTTTCTTTGGCGGTAACCAGTTCGGCGGTATCGTGTCCATGCCGCCGTCGATTGCGCCGACCCTGTTCAAGCTCGATATTTCCGCGGCGCTGTCGGTCGGCATCCTGAACGTGGTGCTGGTGTTCTTCCTGGTCGAGCTGTTCGACGCCACCGGCACGCTGATGGGCGTGGCCAACCGCGCCGGCCTGCTCAAGGAAGGCAAGATGGACCGACTGAACAAGGCGCTTCTGGCCGACAGCAGCGCGATCGTCGCCGGCTCCTTCCTCGGCACCTCCAGCACCACCGCCTACATCGAAAGCGCCGCCGGCGTGCAGGCGGGCGGCCGCACCGGCCTGACCGCAGTGACCGTGGCCGTGCTGTTCTTGGCCTGCCTGTTCATCGCGCCGCTGGCCGGCGCCGTGCCGGCGTACGCGACCGCGCCAGCCCTGCTGTTCGTGTCCTGCCTGATGCTGCGTGAACTGGTCGACATTTCCTGGGACGACACCACCGAGAGCGTGCCGGCCGTGGTCACCGCGCTGATGATGCCGTTCACGTACTCGATCGCCAACGGCGTGGCCTTCGGCTTCATTTCGTATGCGGGTCTGAAGCTGTTTACCGGGCGCGCCAAGGAAGTCCCGATCATCGTGTGGATCATCGCCGCGGTCTTCGTTTTCCGCTACGTCTATCTGGGCGCGGATTAA
- a CDS encoding 7TM diverse intracellular signaling domain-containing protein, which translates to MPAFFRFFRFCFLPVLAWFFLNAAAHAGVVEASGSAPLNLTSHWDALQQVPRDWTIEDVVQPHAAARFVALGAQPRYRDADSVNFGMSTSAVWLRITLRNSSAADIERRIEIAFPQLDSVELYVPQQGGGYRKMSAGDAFPFAQRPLEHRYFVFPLQLAAHSDTTAYLRVVSDSSLDIPAKLWEPQSFEADSLRQYIGQALYFGMWLALGLYNLLLFLSLRDRTYFYYVLFTATSALSLLSYSGIGFQFLWPQSPHWANISSMIGFAANGLALLLFQRHLMATQATVPALDRAMQAFMAANVLQMLGFVWLPFFPMVQVGIAIDALNMLLSAVVAIASLQRGQRSARVFLLAFGVLVLTSLLTALRSFGLVPTNFFTTNGMQLGSAMEMLLFSLALADRFNQIRAEKEGAQQQLVDSLKRSERMLEQRVEERTAELSRTNAELREHEQALQAAKEVAEEASRMKSAFLANMSHEIRTPMNAVIGMAYLALRTELTGKQRDYVEKIHRAAISLLGIINDILDFSKIEAGKLDIEQTDFSLNEVLANVSTVTSQKAHEKGLHYLFDVADDVPVQLVGDPLRLGQVLINLMSNAIKFTPQGEVRLHCRVERMSFKEVELRFDVRDTGIGMTPEQQSRLFQAFSQADDSTTRKYGGTGLGLAISKRLIEMMGGTMTLHSEVGAGSSFSFTLRAGLNSAQPAKRPPLPERLLGCRVLVVDDNPAAREILMQMIAGMHLQADAESGAAEALAAIRRADAGAPYDLVLVDLGMPGMNGLELAEAVEAAGLRHLPKVILVTAFGREDVIRHAEGAPLAAVLFKPIDQSMLHDTLNTVLACEAGARAAAPRRGVPRFDGRKVLLVEDNDVNQQVALEMLAAAGLQVDLAANGRIALERLLVVGPGEYDLVLMDIQMPEMGGHDATRSIRTDPRFASLPIIAMTAHASEEERAACIRSGMQDHITKPINPALFYQTLARWLPRGATPAAGPVHLAGPLPDMPAIEIPGFDTADTLERLAGDVALYCQVLDMLTPTLQDALARFKTAVAAGDRSAAASIAHGVRGMASNVGATALSAAATELEAVLVHYEATDEQLASFIALIEETLDAVAHALAGRSVAVA; encoded by the coding sequence ATGCCTGCGTTTTTCCGTTTCTTCCGCTTTTGTTTCCTGCCGGTACTGGCATGGTTTTTCCTTAATGCAGCCGCGCATGCCGGCGTGGTCGAAGCAAGCGGTTCGGCGCCGCTCAACCTGACATCGCATTGGGACGCGTTGCAACAGGTGCCACGCGACTGGACCATCGAGGACGTGGTGCAGCCGCACGCAGCCGCCCGCTTCGTGGCGCTGGGTGCGCAGCCGCGGTACAGGGATGCCGATTCTGTTAATTTCGGCATGAGCACTTCCGCCGTCTGGCTGCGTATCACCTTGCGCAACAGCAGCGCGGCCGACATCGAGCGCCGCATCGAAATCGCCTTTCCGCAGCTCGACAGCGTCGAGCTGTACGTGCCGCAGCAGGGCGGCGGCTATCGCAAGATGAGCGCGGGCGACGCCTTTCCGTTCGCGCAGCGTCCTCTGGAGCACCGCTATTTCGTGTTCCCGCTGCAGCTGGCGGCGCATTCCGATACCACGGCCTACTTGCGCGTGGTGTCCGACAGCTCGCTCGACATTCCGGCCAAGCTGTGGGAGCCGCAGTCGTTCGAGGCCGACAGCCTGCGCCAGTACATCGGCCAGGCGCTGTATTTCGGCATGTGGCTGGCGCTCGGCCTGTACAACCTGCTGCTGTTTCTCTCGCTGCGCGACCGCACGTATTTCTACTATGTGCTGTTTACCGCGACCAGCGCGCTCAGCCTCCTGTCGTACAGCGGCATCGGCTTCCAGTTCCTGTGGCCGCAATCACCGCACTGGGCGAACATCTCCAGCATGATCGGCTTCGCCGCCAACGGGCTGGCGCTGCTGCTGTTCCAGCGCCACCTGATGGCCACGCAAGCTACCGTGCCGGCGCTCGACCGCGCCATGCAGGCGTTCATGGCGGCCAACGTGCTGCAGATGCTCGGCTTCGTCTGGCTGCCGTTCTTCCCCATGGTCCAGGTCGGCATCGCCATCGATGCGCTCAACATGCTGTTGTCCGCGGTCGTGGCGATCGCCAGCCTCCAGCGCGGCCAGCGCAGCGCGCGCGTGTTCCTGCTGGCGTTCGGCGTGCTGGTGCTGACGTCGCTGCTGACCGCGCTGCGCAGCTTCGGCCTGGTTCCCACCAACTTTTTCACCACCAACGGCATGCAGCTGGGCTCGGCGATGGAAATGCTGCTGTTCTCGCTGGCGCTGGCAGACCGCTTCAACCAGATCCGGGCCGAAAAGGAAGGCGCGCAGCAGCAGCTGGTGGACAGCCTGAAACGTTCCGAGCGCATGCTGGAACAGCGCGTCGAGGAGCGCACCGCGGAACTGTCGCGCACCAACGCCGAGCTGCGCGAGCATGAGCAGGCACTGCAGGCGGCCAAGGAAGTGGCGGAGGAAGCATCGCGCATGAAGTCGGCCTTCCTGGCCAACATGAGCCATGAAATCCGCACGCCGATGAATGCGGTGATCGGCATGGCGTACCTGGCGCTGCGCACCGAGCTGACCGGCAAGCAGCGCGACTATGTGGAAAAGATCCACCGCGCCGCGATTTCCCTGCTGGGCATCATCAACGACATCCTCGACTTTTCCAAGATCGAGGCCGGCAAGCTCGACATCGAACAGACCGATTTCTCGCTCAACGAAGTGCTGGCCAACGTCAGCACCGTGACCAGCCAGAAGGCGCATGAAAAGGGCCTGCACTACCTGTTCGACGTGGCCGACGACGTGCCGGTGCAGCTGGTGGGCGATCCGCTGCGGCTGGGCCAGGTACTGATCAACCTGATGAGCAACGCCATCAAGTTCACGCCGCAGGGCGAGGTCAGGCTGCATTGCCGCGTCGAGCGCATGTCGTTCAAGGAGGTCGAGCTGCGCTTCGATGTGCGCGATACCGGCATCGGCATGACGCCGGAACAGCAGAGCCGGCTGTTCCAGGCCTTCTCCCAGGCCGACGATTCCACCACCCGCAAGTACGGCGGCACCGGGCTGGGGCTGGCAATTTCCAAGCGTCTGATCGAAATGATGGGCGGCACGATGACGCTGCACAGCGAGGTCGGCGCCGGCTCGAGCTTCAGCTTCACCCTGCGCGCCGGCCTTAATTCCGCACAGCCGGCCAAGCGTCCGCCTCTCCCGGAACGCCTGCTCGGCTGCCGCGTGCTGGTGGTCGACGACAATCCGGCGGCACGCGAAATCCTGATGCAGATGATCGCCGGCATGCACCTGCAGGCCGATGCCGAATCCGGGGCCGCCGAAGCGCTGGCGGCGATCCGCCGTGCCGACGCCGGTGCGCCCTACGACCTGGTGCTGGTCGATCTCGGCATGCCGGGCATGAACGGACTGGAACTGGCTGAGGCGGTCGAGGCCGCCGGCCTGCGGCACCTGCCCAAGGTGATCCTGGTGACCGCGTTCGGCCGCGAGGACGTGATCCGGCATGCTGAAGGCGCCCCGCTGGCAGCCGTGCTGTTCAAACCGATCGACCAGTCGATGCTGCACGATACGCTGAATACCGTGCTGGCATGCGAAGCCGGCGCACGTGCCGCCGCGCCGCGCCGGGGAGTGCCGCGCTTCGATGGGCGCAAGGTCCTGCTGGTCGAAGACAACGACGTCAATCAGCAGGTTGCGCTCGAAATGCTGGCCGCCGCCGGCCTGCAGGTCGACCTCGCAGCCAACGGGCGCATCGCCCTGGAACGCCTGCTGGTCGTCGGCCCGGGCGAGTACGACCTGGTGCTGATGGATATCCAGATGCCGGAAATGGGGGGACATGACGCCACCCGCAGCATCCGCACGGACCCGCGCTTCGCATCGCTGCCGATCATTGCGATGACCGCCCATGCTTCCGAGGAAGAGCGCGCGGCCTGCATCAGAAGCGGTATGCAGGACCACATCACCAAGCCGATCAATCCGGCGCTGTTCTACCAGACGCTGGCGCGCTGGCTGCCGCGGGGCGCGACGCCGGCCGCCGGGCCCGTGCACCTCGCAGGACCGCTGCCGGACATGCCGGCAATCGAGATACCCGGCTTCGACACCGCCGATACGCTCGAGCGCCTGGCCGGGGACGTGGCGCTGTATTGCCAGGTGCTGGACATGCTCACGCCCACGCTGCAGGATGCGCTCGCCCGTTTCAAGACGGCAGTCGCCGCGGGCGACCGTTCAGCGGCAGCGTCGATTGCGCACGGCGTGCGTGGCATGGCCTCCAATGTCGGAGCAACGGCGTTATCCGCGGCCGCGACCGAACTTGAAGCCGTGCTCGTGCACTACGAAGCCACCGACGAGCAACTGGCAAGTTTCATCGCCCTGATCGAGGAAACGCTGGACGCCGTGGCGCATGCGCTGGCAGGCAGAAGCGTCGCCGTCGCCTGA